The Enterobacter asburiae genome window below encodes:
- the hpf gene encoding ribosome hibernation promoting factor has protein sequence MQLNITGQNVEITEALRDFVNAKFAKLEQYFERINQVYIVLKVEKVTHISDATLHVNGGELHASAEGQDMYAAIDGLIDKLARQLNKHKDKLKQH, from the coding sequence ATGCAGCTCAACATCACTGGACAAAACGTCGAAATTACTGAGGCTTTACGCGACTTTGTGAACGCGAAGTTTGCAAAACTCGAGCAGTATTTCGAAAGGATCAATCAGGTCTATATTGTGTTGAAAGTGGAGAAAGTGACTCATATCTCGGATGCCACCCTGCATGTTAACGGGGGTGAACTGCATGCCAGTGCGGAAGGGCAAGACATGTACGCTGCTATCGACGGCTTGATTGATAAGCTTGCACGACAGCTCAATAAACATAAAGATAAACTGAAACAACACTAA
- the npr gene encoding PTS phosphocarrier protein NPr, producing the protein MTVKQTVEITNKLGMHARPAMKLFELMQGFDAEVLLRNDEGTEAEANSVIALLMLDSAKGRQIEVEATGPQEEEALAAVIALFNAGFDED; encoded by the coding sequence ATGACCGTAAAACAAACCGTTGAGATCACCAACAAGCTGGGTATGCATGCACGCCCGGCGATGAAGCTGTTTGAGCTGATGCAGGGTTTCGATGCAGAGGTTCTGCTGCGGAATGACGAAGGTACCGAAGCGGAGGCGAACAGCGTGATTGCGCTGCTGATGCTGGATTCCGCCAAAGGGCGCCAGATTGAGGTAGAAGCCACCGGTCCTCAGGAAGAGGAAGCTCTGGCGGCGGTGATTGCCCTGTTTAACGCAGGGTTCGACGAAGATTAA
- the ptsN gene encoding PTS IIA-like nitrogen regulatory protein PtsN, whose amino-acid sequence MMNNDSALQLSNVLNQECTRSAVHCQSKKRALEIISELAAKQLGLPPQVVFEAILTREKMGSTGIGNGIAIPHGKLEEDTLRAVGVFVQLETPIAFDAIDNQPVDLLFALLVPADQTKTHLHTLSLVAKRLADKTICRRLRSAQSDEELYQIITEAEGNQDDA is encoded by the coding sequence ATGATGAACAACGATTCCGCTCTTCAACTGAGCAATGTCCTTAACCAGGAATGTACCCGCAGTGCGGTTCACTGCCAGAGCAAAAAACGTGCGCTGGAGATCATCAGTGAACTGGCTGCAAAACAGCTGGGCTTGCCGCCGCAGGTGGTATTCGAAGCGATTCTGACCCGTGAAAAAATGGGCAGTACCGGTATCGGCAACGGCATCGCGATCCCGCACGGCAAACTGGAAGAGGATACCCTGCGTGCCGTGGGTGTGTTTGTGCAGCTTGAAACACCCATCGCCTTCGATGCCATTGATAACCAGCCTGTCGATCTCCTCTTCGCGCTGCTGGTGCCTGCCGACCAGACGAAAACCCATCTGCATACGCTGTCGCTGGTCGCAAAACGTCTGGCCGATAAAACCATTTGCCGTCGACTGCGCTCGGCCCAAAGTGATGAAGAGCTCTATCAAATTATCACTGAAGCAGAAGGCAATCAGGATGATGCATAA
- the rapZ gene encoding RNase adapter RapZ, translating to MVLMIVSGRSGSGKSVALRALEDMGFYCVDNLPVVLLPDLARTLAERQTSAAVSIDVRNMPESPEIFEQAMSNLPDAFSPQLLFLDADRNTLIRRYSDTRRLHPLSSKNLSLESAIDEESDLLEPLRSRADLIVDTSEMSVHELAEMLRTRLLGKRERELTMVFESFGFKHGIPIDADYVFDVRFLPNPHWDPKLRPMTGLDKPVAAFLDRHTEVHNFIYQTRSYLELWLPMLETNNRSYLTVAIGCTGGKHRSVYIAEQLADYFRSRGKNVQSRHRTLEKRKT from the coding sequence ATGGTGCTGATGATTGTCAGTGGCCGTTCAGGGTCGGGGAAATCCGTTGCTCTGCGCGCGCTGGAAGACATGGGTTTTTACTGCGTCGATAACCTGCCGGTCGTGTTGTTACCCGACCTGGCCCGCACGCTGGCGGAGAGACAAACCTCTGCCGCCGTCAGTATCGACGTTCGTAACATGCCTGAATCGCCAGAGATCTTCGAACAGGCCATGAGCAACCTGCCTGACGCGTTCTCGCCTCAGCTGCTGTTCCTCGACGCAGACCGCAATACGCTAATCCGCCGCTACAGCGATACCCGTCGCTTGCACCCGCTATCCAGCAAGAACCTCTCTCTGGAGAGCGCTATCGATGAAGAGAGCGACCTGCTGGAGCCGCTGCGTTCTCGTGCCGACCTGATTGTCGACACCTCTGAGATGTCCGTTCACGAGCTGGCGGAAATGCTGCGTACCCGGCTGTTGGGTAAACGCGAGCGCGAACTGACGATGGTGTTCGAATCCTTCGGCTTTAAGCACGGTATTCCAATCGATGCGGACTACGTTTTCGACGTGCGCTTCCTGCCGAACCCGCACTGGGATCCGAAGCTGCGTCCAATGACCGGCCTGGATAAACCCGTCGCGGCGTTCCTCGACCGGCACACAGAAGTACACAATTTTATCTACCAGACGCGAAGCTACCTTGAGCTATGGTTACCTATGCTGGAGACAAACAATCGTAGCTACCTGACGGTGGCGATTGGCTGTACCGGCGGTAAACATCGTTCGGTTTACATCGCCGAACAGCTGGCCGACTATTTCCGCTCGCGCGGGAAGAACGTTCAGTCCCGTCATCGCACGCTGGAAAAACGTAAAACATGA
- the rpoN gene encoding RNA polymerase factor sigma-54 has product MKQGLQLRLSQQLAMTPQLQQAIRLLQLSTLELQQELQQALDSNPLLEQTDLHDEVDTQQSQDTEALDTADALEQKEMPDELPLDASWDEIYTAGTPSGTRADYQDDELPVYQGETTQSLQDYLMWQVELTPFSDTDRAIATSIVDAVDDTGYLTVTLDDILESMGDDEIELEEVEAVLKRIQRFDPVGVAAKDLRDCLLIQLSQFSKETPWIDEARLIISDHLDLLANHDFRSLMRVTRLKEEVLKEAVNLIQSLDPRPGQSIQTSEPEYVIPDVLVRKHNDRWVVELNSDSIPRLQINQQYASMCTSARNDSDNQYIRSNLQEARWLIKSLESRNDTLLRVSRCIVEQQQAFFEQGEEYMKPMVLADIAQAVEMHESTISRVTTQKYLHSPRGIFELKYFFSSHVNTEGGGEASSTAIRALVKKLIAAENPAKPLSDSKLTTMLSDQGIMVARRTVAKYRESLSIPPSNQRKQLV; this is encoded by the coding sequence ACAGCAACCCCCTGCTGGAACAAACCGATCTTCATGACGAGGTAGATACTCAGCAGTCACAGGATACAGAAGCGCTCGACACCGCGGATGCACTCGAACAAAAAGAGATGCCCGACGAGCTACCGCTGGATGCCAGCTGGGATGAAATCTACACCGCCGGAACTCCTTCCGGTACGCGTGCAGACTACCAGGATGATGAGCTACCGGTCTATCAGGGAGAGACCACCCAGTCGCTGCAGGATTACCTGATGTGGCAGGTGGAACTCACCCCCTTCTCCGATACCGACCGCGCGATTGCCACCTCAATTGTCGATGCCGTTGACGACACCGGCTATTTGACCGTCACGCTGGACGATATCCTGGAAAGCATGGGCGACGACGAGATTGAGCTTGAGGAAGTCGAAGCCGTACTGAAGCGCATCCAGCGTTTCGATCCGGTAGGCGTGGCCGCAAAAGATCTGCGCGACTGCCTGCTGATCCAGCTATCTCAGTTCAGCAAAGAGACGCCATGGATCGACGAGGCGCGCTTAATTATTAGCGATCATCTGGATCTGCTGGCCAACCACGATTTCCGCTCCCTGATGCGCGTCACGCGCCTGAAGGAAGAGGTGCTGAAAGAAGCGGTGAATCTGATCCAGTCGCTCGATCCGCGCCCGGGACAGTCGATCCAGACCAGCGAGCCCGAGTACGTCATCCCGGACGTGCTGGTCAGAAAACACAATGACCGCTGGGTCGTTGAACTGAACTCAGACAGCATCCCTCGCCTGCAAATCAACCAGCAGTATGCCTCCATGTGCACCAGCGCGCGTAACGACTCCGACAATCAATATATTCGTAGCAATCTTCAGGAAGCGCGATGGTTGATCAAAAGTCTGGAGAGCCGAAATGATACGCTGCTACGCGTCAGCCGCTGTATTGTCGAACAGCAGCAGGCGTTCTTTGAGCAGGGCGAAGAGTACATGAAACCGATGGTACTGGCGGATATCGCCCAGGCCGTCGAGATGCATGAATCAACCATTTCCCGTGTCACCACGCAGAAGTATCTGCATAGTCCACGCGGTATATTTGAGCTTAAGTATTTCTTCTCCAGCCATGTGAATACCGAGGGCGGCGGCGAAGCGTCGTCAACGGCTATTCGTGCCCTGGTGAAGAAGTTGATCGCCGCGGAGAACCCCGCGAAGCCACTAAGCGACAGTAAGTTAACCACCATGCTGTCCGATCAGGGTATTATGGTGGCACGTCGTACTGTTGCGAAGTATCGAGAGTCTTTATCCATTCCGCCGTCCAACCAGCGTAAACAGCTGGTTTGA